The genomic stretch AGACCGTTTAAATAAGTTCGAGATCAATCGATATTATTTGAAGATGGATTAAAAGAAGTGACTATTTTGTTGGTATTTGAAAAAGAGTAACTACCAAATCAGCTAGATACTAAATAATTTTGACCATTAGTAATTAAATTAGTTCTTCGTTCATTGATGTTGTAATAAGATTCGTAAGCATATTTAGTATATTCTCTTGGTACAAGTTCTGTCATAGAATAATAGTAAAATATGTCATTAAGTTTATTGCTATAGTTTTTTAAAGCATCGATGTAATATCTATTATTTAATTCCTTTTCGTTGAACTGAGGTTTTGTTTCAAAGTTTGCTATTTTTCAAAGTTGAGCAAGCGTGAAGTTTTCAAAAATAAATTTAGTTTGATCTTGTTCTGAAATTTCAAATAGCTCAAAAAGATTTTCCGGAAGAACAACTTTTTTATTAAAATCATAATTTAAAAGTTTAATAAAGTTATTTGCAAAATCACGATTTCAAGTTTCGATGTTACCATTTTCGCTTAAAGGATCAGGTTGATAAATTACTGGAAAAGGTTTTAAAACACTTGGTTCAATTTTGTTAACTAAAGATTGCTCGTTCATGCCATTAAATTTAGGAGCAACGGAAACATATGATGAAGCTCAGTGATGCATGTATTCATGGAAAATAGTTGGCATGAGTAAAGCGACTTTGTCATATAAACTTGCATTTGTATTTTTATATTCATCACCATTAATGTAGATTGTTTTAATTTCTTGAGTATATAGTCCATGAAAATTTTTACTTAATCCAAGAGGTGCATTAATATTGATTGCTTGTAAATCATAAACCTCTGGACCAAAGGGTACTTTTCTTTTAAATTCTTGTGCAAGAATTTGTAAACCTTGTGGACCAAATAAAAAGTCTTTTTGCTCAGAATCAGGAACTAAGAATTCATAATCACGGAAAATAATTCCTGTGTATGGATCTTGATATTGATAAAATCTTTGTTTTGTTTTAGAATCAGTTATTAACTTAGGTAATTCTCCAACTTGATTAAGTTTAGCAAGATCTTCATTAGATAATTCTAATGAAGAAAATTCGCTTTTTCTAATTGGTAAAAGATTGAGATTGTAATTTGTAGGTTGTTCTCTTTCATCAACGATAGGCATTAATAATCCTTCAGTTGCTTTATTTGTTTTTTGATATGTATAAATATTTTGTTTAAACTCTCCACTATTAGTAGTTACTTCTAAATTTGGAAAATTGAGATTTTGAAGCTCAACATTTAAATTACTATTAGCACTATCGGGTACTTTGATTTTTTCTTGATTTTCAATCTTATGACTTTCTCTTTTTTCTTCTTTAATTATTACATCATCAAAATCGAAACAACTTGTTAAATTTAAAGGTGCCAAAGCACCAAAGGTTAATAAAGTTGTTAGTTTAATTCACTTATTTTTTCTTTTCATAATTACTCTTTTCTTTTTAGTATTTAAATTTTAAACTAAAAACAAAATAAGGTTTTAAAAATCAAAAGAAAAAGTGCTCAATGAGCACTTTTTTTGAAAAATTATTATAAGTTTGCAAAGTAAATTACAGTTCTTACAAGTTGTGAAACGTATGACATTTCGTTGTCGTATCATGCAAATAATTTGTATAAGTTTCCGTTTGAACCTGCTTTAACTGATGTTAAACCAGCATCGAAAATTGAACCGTAGTTTGCGTTGATGATATCTGAAGAAACGATTGGAGCTGTTTCGTATTTCATTGTTTCGTTTGCAGCTTCTTTCATTGCAGCATTAATTTCTTCAACTGTTGGTTGTTTTTCTAACATAATTGTTAAGTCAACAACTGATCCTGTGATTGTAGGCACACGAACAGCTAAACCATCTAATTTTCCTGCAGCTTCTGGAACTACAAGACCGATTGCTTTAGCAGCACCTGTTGATGTAGGGATCATGTTTTGAGCAGCAGCTCTTGCTCTTCTTAAATCACGGTGAGGAGCATCTTGTAATCTTTGGTCACCTGTGTAAGCGTGGATTGTTGTCATAAGACCTGAAACAATTCCAAATTTGTCAGCTAATACTTTAACAACTGGAGCTAAACAGTTTGTTGTACATGAAGCAGCTGAGATTACTTGATCTTCTTTGCTTAAAATGTTGTGGTTTACGTTGTAAACAACTGTTTTTAAATCACTTCCTGCTGGAGCTGAAATAACAACTTTTTTAGCACCTGCTTTAACGTGTTTTTCTCCACCTTCTTTACTTGTGAAGAATCCTGTTGATTCAACAACAAGGTCGATTCCTAATTCACCTCATGGAAGGTTTTCTGGATCTCTTTCAGCAAATACTTTAATTTCTTTTCCGTTTACAACAATAGCACCATCTTTAGCTTCAACTTCATATGGTAATTGGTGGAAAGCTGTATCGAATTTTAATAAGTGAGCTAATGTTTTTGGATCTGTTAAGTCGTTAACAGCAACAACTTCAACAGAGTTATCTTTAACTTCTAATAATCTACGGAAAAATAATCTACCAATTCTTCCGAAACCGTTAATTGCAACTTTTTTCATATTTTTAAAAAGTACCTTTCTAATATTTTGTTATATGTAAGATTTTTTGTAATAAGTTAACTTTTATTATAAGATATTAATCATCTTACTTGCTAAATTATAGTATTGTTTTGTTAATACAAAAAAATCTATCAAATGATAGATTTAAAAATTGTGGTAATACTACCACTTTTATTTTTTATAATTTAACTCTTTTTTTTGATTCAAATTGATAATCCTCAGCAAAAAGACTGCCGTCACTAAATTTGATTTCTAAAGAGTTAGTTTTTCGTTTTTCTTTGCTTGCATAAAAGATTTTTACACGTTTATTATCAATAATTATGTAAGCACCTGGATTAGATGAAAAAGCACGAATTTTATTAAAAGCAACTTCTTTTGGTAAACTAGTTTCCAAGTAAGCATCTTCTTTATTTAATTTTGGACTAAGAACAACCTCACTTTCATTTTGAGCAATTCTTTCGAAGTTACCTTCTTGAAAATCAGATAATCATTTTGTTATATTTTCGGTAGCTAAAAGCGACATTTTACTAAATAAAGTATCACTTGTATCGGTTTCTAAAATAGGTAATTTAGCAACTTTAATTACATCACCGGCATCCATTTTTAAAGTCATATACATTAAAGAAATCCCGGTTTCTTGATCTCCGTTTAAAAGAGAATATTGAATAGGAGCAGCTCCACGATATTTAGGTAAAAGTGAACCGTGGATATTTAATGCACCCATTTTAGGTAGATCTAAAACTTTTTGAGGGATAAATTGTCCAAAAGCACAAGTTAAGAGCAAGTCACAATCTAATTGAGCTAGTTCATCGTAAATCATTGAAATTTTCTCAGGCTGAAAAAGAGGGATATTGTATTTTTGTGCTAACAATTTAGTTGGAGTGGGTTCTAATTTATAACCTCGATTTGCTGGTCGATCTGGTTGCGAGACAATTGCGACCACGTTGAAATTTTTAATAACTTCTTCGAAGATTGGGACGGAAAAGTTAGGAGTACCTGCTAAAACTATTTTCATCTTTAAAATCCTATTCAAATTTTATAATTGCAAAGACTATTGATAATTTCTTTTAATTTTCTCATTGCAAATTTGGAAATTCGTGAATCTTTGGTATTAGCTATTGAATCTAAATCTTTTAGTGAATAATAAGAACCAATGTAGGTTAATTTTTTATTTTTCAAACGATTTTCTAATACTTTAATTAAAACAGATTCAATAAATCATGAATTGTATGTTCTAAAACCAATTTCAGTTAAAAGCAAAACATCTACATCCGACATTCTTTTGATAATTTGACTCATTTCATTATCAGTATTATTGAAGGTAGCTTTCAAGCTATCTTCAAGATAATTTACATCAATATAAGCTACTTTATATTTCTTTAATGCAAAAGAAATAGCAATTGAACTTAAAACTTTATTTCTCAAACTATTAAGTTCACCTTCAACAATTAATCCAAGATTAAAATCCAATTTTACTTTTTTTCTTGTATTTGTGGCTTTTTTTCATGTTTCACGATATTCAAATAATTCAAAATGCTTAGCTTCTTCGATTTTTATATCTTCAAATGCTTCTTTTTCACTTGGTCTTGAAATACTTGCTAGTTCAAAATTATTTTCGAGTAAAAATTCATTAGCTATATCATTTTTGTTTAAAACATATTCAAATTCAAGTTGATTGGTTCTTGGATTTCGTGAAATTTCTAAAAATCAAATTTTATTTTTGTTAATTTTACTTGTTTTACCTTCAATATATTCTTTGATATTAATAAAATAATTTCAGATCTCCTGATCTGAAAAATTTAATTTAGTATTGAGTTTTTGGAAAATTTGATTATTTTTGATTTCTAAAATTAATTCTTCACGACTTGAAGTAATTCAACTTTCAAAATCCATGAATTCACTTGATTTTTTTAACATAATAATCCTCTAATTTTTATATCTAAATTTTTTAAGATAAATTTCCTTCATAAATGATTTTTTATCATAAAGATTGCGATATTCTTCTGTTGCCTGGAATTTTCCATCTAAATAATTTTCAACTTGCGTAAATTCGTGAATATTTTTAGCTAAAAGCTCTGTTATTAAAGAATTTCCAAAATTTAATCAACGGACAGTTTTTTTACTTTTAATTTTATTTGCTGCGAAAAATAAAATTAAATTAATTGTTTTATCATCTTTAAATTGAGCTTGTCATTCGTCAATATACATTTGAGCACTATGATTTGGATCTTGATTAATAATTTGACGATAAAATTCAATAGTACTTAATTCTAAAATTGCTTGATATTCATTGCTATAAATAACATTTCCAACTTCTAATGGCATTGGAGTTGTATCTGTTTTAGCTGCTTGTGCAATTTCTTGTGGTGTTCTTTGAATTTGTCCAAGTTGAATAAAGAATTCTTTTCTTTGTTGTTCAACTTTGTTTTTTTCTTCTTCTGAGAAAATATCAAAAAAGTCAGTTGAAATGTCTTCAATTTCTTGTCCTGAAAGAACATTAATTTTACGTAATCCACGTTTGATTATTGCTTCAAAATTGGTTTTTCCAATTTTTTCTTTTAATAAATCAGATACTAAGAAATTTTGTTTAAACCCATTAGCATCAAGAGGTTTTTGTAAACTAAAAACTGTTCTTAATTTTTTGTTGTGTGAATAAGTATTCATTAGTCCAACTGCTTCCAGAATTCTTCTACTTTGTTGAAGCACTTCGTGACTCATATTTAAAGATAAAGTTAAAGTATTAAAATCATAGTGATTATTCTTCATACTTGGGTCTTTGCTAATTTCATTTAAACTATGGTATAAAGTGAAAGCATTAGGCCCAATTATAGGAAGATAATAATTGATTAAGTTAGTAAAATCATCTTCAGACATTCTGAAACTATTATCGACATGAAAATAAGAATAAATTAAATTATTTGTTTTTTCCATAATTAAACCTTTCATCTTAGCTTGTTTAAATTGATTAGCTTTACTTTTAATTTTATATTACCTTTTTATAATCTAAATTAAAAAAATAAAAAGATTTGAAAAATAAATTTTTAGCTCAAAAAAGAGCGAATAATTGTCTTTTTGATTTTGAAAATTTTTCACTGAAAATTACTCAAAGCGAAAAAATAAAGGCAAAACACTAAGGAGGAAATTTAGTGCTTTGTCTTATTTTCTGTTTTTTAGTAAATTGCTTTTTTAATAATTATATAGATAAACATTTAAATTTAAATTTGAAATTCAAAATTATTTTTAAAGTTGCTGTCAAAGGGATTTTAATAATCTTTTATTTGTGTTTAATTCAAGTTCATCAAGTAGTTCTTCTGCTTGTGGAAAATTAATTGTTAAAGTGTATAACAAAGGATTTGCATCAAAACCAGGAACATCAGAAATTAATTGAGCAAGATTATATGACATATAACCTTCTTCTTTACCTGCGATTAATTTTTTTCTAATAGCTTCCGTAATTTCTTTTGATTCTATATTTTGATAAATTCCTTCAAAATTATCAAATTTTGCAAGTAATTTTTTAGCGATTATATCACCAATTCCTTTTACACCCGGGAGATTATCTGAGGAGTCCCCTTTTAATCCTTTGAAACTAACAACTTGATAAGGATAAAAACCGAATTTTTCAAAGAAATTATGATTATCAATTAGTTGATATCCAACTGAATTTTTTTCAATGACTGCAACATCATTATTCACAAGTTGAAGTAAATCTTTATCACGTGAAAAAATAAGTTTTAGACCTGGTATTTTAGAGCAATAAGCCGCAATTAAATCATCAGCTTCATAGCCTGAGATTTGTAGAAATTGAATTTCTAGTTTACCAAGAATTTGTTTGATTAAATCAAATTGAATAAATAATTCTTCAGGAGCCTTTGAACGACCACTTTTATATTCAGAGTATTGTAAATGTCTGCTTGTTTTTTCTTTGGCATCAAAAGCAATAAAAAGTTTACTTGGTTTAAAAAAACTAACTAATTTCACAAGTTGTGATATAAAGGTTGTAATTGCATTGGTTGGAACTCCTTTTGAACTACGTAATAGTTCTCCGCCATAGTTTTTTTGAGTAGCAAAAAAACTTTGAAACATTAAGTAGTTACCGTCTATGACAAGACTAAGAGTTTCTTCTTGTTTGTTATTCATTTTCAATTTCCTTTCAATCAAAAATTCGATAGAAGTTTTTTTCATTTTTAGAGATATTAACTAATAAAATTCGTGGATTAAAATTATCAATAAGTCTAAATATTTTATCAGTAAAACCGTATGCAATTATAGATTTTGTTTCATCTTTCATTGCGACATTTACAATATTTTTAGTAGCATGTTTTTTTGCAGAAGTAACATAAACGACAATTCAAGATTTTTCAAGATCTACTTCTTGAATTTTTTTTCGTTTGACTACTTGACTATTTTGCTGAATATTAAAATCAAAACCAACATTATAAGTATCTCCGAGCAATTCGCTTTCATATTGCATTTCTTCTTCAATATTTCTTTCTTTATGAGGAATTTCTAATTTTTGATAATTGTTTTCATTAATAAAATTTCGAATTAAATTAATTTTTTCTTCTTCGGTTTGAGGCTTTTGAGATTTTTCTTGTTCCTGATAAATTTTAAAAATAGATGCACATTCTAATTGAAAATCTAATAAAGTTGCAACGTTTGCAAATTCTTTAAAAACATTAGCTTTGATTAATAAAGTAAACACAGAATCACCAATACCACTAGATCTTAATCTTAAATAAGCTTCAATAAAGTTGTTAAATGAACCATTGTTGGCTTTTTCGGAGATAATTTTTTGCACAGCAACTTGACCGACACCTTTAATCATATTAAATGGTAAGTAAAGTTGATTGTTTCGTATTTCAACTTGATCAGTTGAAATGTTAATTTGTGGTGAATTTACTTTAATTTTTTGTTCCTTTGCATCTAAGACATATTTTTTAATATTGAGTAAGTCACCAACAGAATTACTTAATAAAACAGCATAAAATTGCATTGGAAAACGAGCTTTATAAAAGGCCATTTTGTATGAAATTAAAGCATAAGCAACAGCGTGAGATTTATTAAAACCATAGTCTGCAAATTTTTCGATATTAGCATAAATTCTTTCAAGAGTAACTTTAGAAATTCCGTTTTTTAAGCCGCCTTCAAAAAACACTTTTTTATAGCTATGCAATTGAGATTCATCTTTTTTAGAGATTGCTCTTCTTAATAAGTCGGCCTGAGCAAAAGACATTCCGGTTAATTCTTGTGCGATTTGCATAATTTGTTCTTGATAGACAATGATCCCGTATGTTGGATAAACAATTTGATCATATTTAGGGTGAATTTTTTCGATTCGATTTGGTTCTTTTTTATTTTCTCCATAAATCGGAATATATTGAACAGGACCGGGTCTAAATAAAGAAATAATTGCATAAAGATCATCAAAACTATCGACATGAACTAACTTAATCGCATTTTTCATTCCATCACTTTCAAGTTGAAAAATACCATTTGTAATTAAATTATTTAACATTTCAAATGTTTTTGAATCAATAAATTTTGAATAACTATGATTTACAATGTTGTGAAAATGGTACTGTTTTGGAATTAAATTTTCAATTTCTTGAATAATTGTGAGATTTTTTAATCCAAGAAAATCAATTTTAATTAATCCAAACCTCTCTAAGTA from Mycoplasmopsis gallopavonis encodes the following:
- a CDS encoding MYPU_1760 family metalloprotease, producing MKRKNKWIKLTTLLTFGALAPLNLTSCFDFDDVIIKEEKRESHKIENQEKIKVPDSANSNLNVELQNLNFPNLEVTTNSGEFKQNIYTYQKTNKATEGLLMPIVDEREQPTNYNLNLLPIRKSEFSSLELSNEDLAKLNQVGELPKLITDSKTKQRFYQYQDPYTGIIFRDYEFLVPDSEQKDFLFGPQGLQILAQEFKRKVPFGPEVYDLQAININAPLGLSKNFHGLYTQEIKTIYINGDEYKNTNASLYDKVALLMPTIFHEYMHHWASSYVSVAPKFNGMNEQSLVNKIEPSVLKPFPVIYQPDPLSENGNIETWNRDFANNFIKLLNYDFNKKVVLPENLFELFEISEQDQTKFIFENFTLAQLWKIANFETKPQFNEKELNNRYYIDALKNYSNKLNDIFYYYSMTELVPREYTKYAYESYYNINERRTNLITNGQNYLVSSWFGSYSFSNTNKIVTSFNPSSNNIDWSRTYLNGLSNPNRAGNFIQNATYYPNNIFEIRDFKYQNPDNEIQNLEETRSKNRSVEFYQTFLKAMGYGRTISNFSKVQNSQNHETFRFSGYLPNKTYSGFALKNQSGKIYKTIGLKYNSIFNFFGHYDFDQGARLFNQQNNDPTNERLTQINNRLYPKNKYFSYTTNDFFDVVDESVIYLWKDLNNDGKAQENELDKQTPITLPQARFASSIRQHQNGSDLVALYNEQKPSEVIIHHVE
- the gap gene encoding type I glyceraldehyde-3-phosphate dehydrogenase gives rise to the protein MKKVAINGFGRIGRLFFRRLLEVKDNSVEVVAVNDLTDPKTLAHLLKFDTAFHQLPYEVEAKDGAIVVNGKEIKVFAERDPENLPWGELGIDLVVESTGFFTSKEGGEKHVKAGAKKVVISAPAGSDLKTVVYNVNHNILSKEDQVISAASCTTNCLAPVVKVLADKFGIVSGLMTTIHAYTGDQRLQDAPHRDLRRARAAAQNMIPTSTGAAKAIGLVVPEAAGKLDGLAVRVPTITGSVVDLTIMLEKQPTVEEINAAMKEAANETMKYETAPIVSSDIINANYGSIFDAGLTSVKAGSNGNLYKLFAWYDNEMSYVSQLVRTVIYFANL
- the fmt gene encoding methionyl-tRNA formyltransferase; amino-acid sequence: MKIVLAGTPNFSVPIFEEVIKNFNVVAIVSQPDRPANRGYKLEPTPTKLLAQKYNIPLFQPEKISMIYDELAQLDCDLLLTCAFGQFIPQKVLDLPKMGALNIHGSLLPKYRGAAPIQYSLLNGDQETGISLMYMTLKMDAGDVIKVAKLPILETDTSDTLFSKMSLLATENITKWLSDFQEGNFERIAQNESEVVLSPKLNKEDAYLETSLPKEVAFNKIRAFSSNPGAYIIIDNKRVKIFYASKEKRKTNSLEIKFSDGSLFAEDYQFESKKRVKL
- a CDS encoding P-loop NTPase family protein, with the protein product MLKKSSEFMDFESWITSSREELILEIKNNQIFQKLNTKLNFSDQEIWNYFINIKEYIEGKTSKINKNKIWFLEISRNPRTNQLEFEYVLNKNDIANEFLLENNFELASISRPSEKEAFEDIKIEEAKHFELFEYRETWKKATNTRKKVKLDFNLGLIVEGELNSLRNKVLSSIAISFALKKYKVAYIDVNYLEDSLKATFNNTDNEMSQIIKRMSDVDVLLLTEIGFRTYNSWFIESVLIKVLENRLKNKKLTYIGSYYSLKDLDSIANTKDSRISKFAMRKLKEIINSLCNYKIWIGF
- a CDS encoding replication initiation and membrane attachment family protein, with protein sequence MEKTNNLIYSYFHVDNSFRMSEDDFTNLINYYLPIIGPNAFTLYHSLNEISKDPSMKNNHYDFNTLTLSLNMSHEVLQQSRRILEAVGLMNTYSHNKKLRTVFSLQKPLDANGFKQNFLVSDLLKEKIGKTNFEAIIKRGLRKINVLSGQEIEDISTDFFDIFSEEEKNKVEQQRKEFFIQLGQIQRTPQEIAQAAKTDTTPMPLEVGNVIYSNEYQAILELSTIEFYRQIINQDPNHSAQMYIDEWQAQFKDDKTINLILFFAANKIKSKKTVRWLNFGNSLITELLAKNIHEFTQVENYLDGKFQATEEYRNLYDKKSFMKEIYLKKFRYKN
- a CDS encoding 5'-3' exonuclease, giving the protein MNNKQEETLSLVIDGNYLMFQSFFATQKNYGGELLRSSKGVPTNAITTFISQLVKLVSFFKPSKLFIAFDAKEKTSRHLQYSEYKSGRSKAPEELFIQFDLIKQILGKLEIQFLQISGYEADDLIAAYCSKIPGLKLIFSRDKDLLQLVNNDVAVIEKNSVGYQLIDNHNFFEKFGFYPYQVVSFKGLKGDSSDNLPGVKGIGDIIAKKLLAKFDNFEGIYQNIESKEITEAIRKKLIAGKEEGYMSYNLAQLISDVPGFDANPLLYTLTINFPQAEELLDELELNTNKRLLKSLWQQL
- the dnaE gene encoding DNA polymerase III subunit alpha, with amino-acid sequence MRKRIYLHTNTEFSFLYSKIRVNELFELAIHNKLEYLPLTDVNNLYALPYYFELQKKHNIKPIIGIETKIKFDEKEHFKVIIIAKNNQGLARLNQIIFQVSQNNFLTTLLEIDDPNLFVIDHLEKGMKAKNLNLPFGENFYLNSKKQLDKPTVFAPTKRILNIEDNEILKVLEQISGKNSIQNFNYYEYFDDQEFEDLDESVYQTMLNLVEEIDIQPPSNELKLAKFADNSTEIFEKLIVGARFQEIIKFYDKREVLKRIKYEYETIAKLGFIEYFLIIWDALKWARENNIEVGPGRGSASGSLIAYLLHITDVNPLEFNLLFERFLNVDRVSLPDIDIDIQDNKRDLLLEYLKNRYGANNFALISTFQTLASKNSIRDVARILKIPTSDVNKISAALTKNDENLKYAYLKNKKYKVLVDKYPNLHEYASQIEGLPRQVGLHAAGVIIANNNLQDSFPVALNPNGFNQIQFTMNYLERFGLIKIDFLGLKNLTIIQEIENLIPKQYHFHNIVNHSYSKFIDSKTFEMLNNLITNGIFQLESDGMKNAIKLVHVDSFDDLYAIISLFRPGPVQYIPIYGENKKEPNRIEKIHPKYDQIVYPTYGIIVYQEQIMQIAQELTGMSFAQADLLRRAISKKDESQLHSYKKVFFEGGLKNGISKVTLERIYANIEKFADYGFNKSHAVAYALISYKMAFYKARFPMQFYAVLLSNSVGDLLNIKKYVLDAKEQKIKVNSPQINISTDQVEIRNNQLYLPFNMIKGVGQVAVQKIISEKANNGSFNNFIEAYLRLRSSGIGDSVFTLLIKANVFKEFANVATLLDFQLECASIFKIYQEQEKSQKPQTEEEKINLIRNFINENNYQKLEIPHKERNIEEEMQYESELLGDTYNVGFDFNIQQNSQVVKRKKIQEVDLEKSWIVVYVTSAKKHATKNIVNVAMKDETKSIIAYGFTDKIFRLIDNFNPRILLVNISKNEKNFYRIFDWKEIENE